In Nostoc sp. GT001, a genomic segment contains:
- a CDS encoding type 2 lanthipeptide synthetase LanM family protein: MINDDLLQIISQANSLSECLSKRTNSINKQETNDEFIKHWCEVVAQGNWEKFYKRLQWDGLDINTVRSVLLSVPLAESEPLPIWAETLKEVIETSAKFHLNEVTSETCKLPIEGEKLLPFADILLPAVLVGRQKLLTFLGSMSLSSDCLPLNLLSEAAYLQLEHSLLQKLVNLSAKTFQLEFTNFRPYNYSLLNLMLEKLKLSAEGILGSPTKKYYLDFVDDLLKDGLLAFFKKYAVLGRLIAITVDFWVEATAEFLQRLQADRSEIEKILDVAEVTLGKVTAIAGSLSDVHNRGRSVLILTFTSGKKLVYKPKNLGLEVIYNQLLNWCNQHDAPLIFKVIKVLDRHTYGWVFDYIEQLPCQDEAAAQRFYQRAGMLLCVLYVLGGNDCHYENLIACGEDPVLIDAETLLHPQTNPIEGSVQAIEEMSEIEQHFQDSVLRTGLLPRWDFSPDKRVAYDVSAIGSVNSQQAPWRMPRWKAVNTDEMHLVYEEVKLPVQANVPMLHGVALSPNDYLEEIVVGFRQMYHFLSDRRSTLLANDDFVTALQAQQVRFIFRPTNFYHILLEKTLTPEFLRYGIARSIELDILCQTCLTSGQKPQAWAILRSELQSLEQLDIPYFGTSCSSDALTVGLKQPIEKYFKQPSYNQFLKRLQNLNETDLVSQIGIIQGSFYARVGQNIVAEEPPNSNSLKTTDFSKTVPLTSSQLLQQAEAIAEEIQARSLYDSAGNVNWIGFSYVPNAERFQFQPLGYSLYDGSCGVALFLAALARVTGNAQWGNLALNALQSLQTVLQTSNNLFAQKFARRIGIGGATGIGSMIYSLVKISQFLSNTALIEDARLAAQLITPELIAADQQLDVIGGAVGAILGLLTLYQATGETKVLEQAINCGQHLLSHRVSEQEQPRAWKNIAQKPLTGFSHGAGGIAYALLRLYAVTEDQAYLQAAQEGIAYECSVFSTTAANWPDLRDISDGLCQSRFLVSWCHGAPGIALSRLGGLSIYQTDEILQDVEVALQTTLKYGLQGLDHLCCGNFGRIEVLLVAAQKLFRPHLREIAQKQAAWVVAQPDRVVTYHLFNNLPNSLFNPGFFQGTAGIGYQMLRLTYPEMLPSVLLWE, encoded by the coding sequence ATGATTAATGATGATTTATTACAAATTATTTCCCAGGCAAATTCTTTATCAGAATGCCTTAGTAAAAGGACAAACTCAATTAATAAACAAGAAACTAATGATGAGTTCATTAAGCATTGGTGTGAAGTTGTTGCTCAAGGTAATTGGGAAAAATTCTACAAGCGTCTGCAATGGGATGGATTAGATATTAATACAGTTCGTTCGGTACTATTGAGTGTACCTCTAGCAGAATCAGAGCCGCTACCAATCTGGGCAGAAACTTTGAAAGAGGTTATTGAAACTTCTGCCAAATTTCATTTAAATGAAGTAACTTCCGAAACCTGCAAATTACCAATAGAAGGTGAAAAGCTGTTACCTTTTGCAGATATATTATTACCTGCTGTCTTAGTAGGGCGGCAAAAATTACTAACTTTTTTGGGTTCGATGTCGCTATCCTCAGACTGTTTACCTTTAAATTTGCTTTCCGAAGCAGCTTACCTACAATTAGAGCATAGCTTACTACAAAAATTGGTCAATCTTAGCGCCAAAACCTTTCAATTGGAATTTACTAACTTCCGTCCCTATAATTATAGTTTACTCAACTTAATGTTAGAGAAATTAAAATTATCAGCAGAGGGAATATTAGGCAGTCCTACTAAAAAATATTATCTTGATTTTGTCGATGATCTATTAAAAGATGGGTTGTTAGCTTTTTTTAAAAAGTATGCTGTTTTAGGTAGGTTAATCGCAATAACTGTTGATTTTTGGGTGGAAGCAACAGCAGAATTTCTGCAACGTTTGCAAGCCGATCGTTCTGAAATTGAGAAGATTTTAGATGTTGCAGAAGTTACTTTAGGAAAGGTGACAGCTATTGCTGGTTCGCTTTCAGATGTGCATAATCGCGGTCGTTCTGTCTTAATTCTAACTTTTACATCTGGGAAAAAACTAGTTTATAAACCCAAAAATTTAGGTTTAGAAGTTATTTATAACCAGTTATTAAATTGGTGTAATCAGCACGATGCACCTTTAATTTTCAAAGTCATTAAAGTCCTCGATCGCCATACCTATGGTTGGGTTTTTGATTATATAGAACAATTGCCATGTCAGGATGAAGCAGCAGCACAGCGATTTTATCAGCGAGCTGGAATGCTGTTGTGCGTGTTGTATGTTCTGGGGGGGAATGACTGTCATTACGAGAATTTAATTGCTTGCGGCGAAGATCCGGTGCTGATTGACGCAGAAACTCTATTACACCCTCAAACCAACCCGATAGAAGGTTCTGTGCAAGCTATAGAAGAAATGAGTGAAATTGAGCAACACTTCCAGGATTCCGTGCTGCGAACTGGACTTTTGCCCCGTTGGGACTTTAGCCCAGACAAACGAGTTGCCTACGATGTCAGCGCTATAGGTAGTGTTAACTCCCAGCAAGCACCTTGGCGAATGCCACGCTGGAAAGCCGTCAATACTGACGAAATGCATTTGGTATATGAAGAAGTGAAATTACCTGTCCAGGCAAATGTGCCGATGTTGCATGGGGTTGCGCTCTCACCTAACGACTATCTGGAGGAGATAGTCGTGGGGTTTAGGCAAATGTATCATTTTTTGAGCGATCGCCGATCAACACTCCTGGCAAATGATGATTTTGTCACAGCGCTACAAGCACAACAGGTACGGTTTATTTTCCGCCCTACCAATTTTTATCACATCCTTTTAGAAAAAACGCTGACACCAGAATTTCTGCGTTATGGAATTGCGCGTAGTATTGAATTGGATATCCTTTGTCAAACTTGTCTGACATCTGGGCAAAAACCACAGGCTTGGGCAATTTTGCGATCGGAACTCCAATCCTTAGAGCAGTTAGATATTCCCTACTTTGGGACATCTTGCAGTAGTGATGCTCTAACTGTTGGGCTAAAGCAACCGATAGAAAAATATTTTAAACAACCAAGTTACAACCAATTTCTCAAGCGGTTACAAAACCTCAACGAAACAGATTTAGTTAGCCAAATAGGGATTATTCAAGGCTCTTTTTATGCCAGAGTGGGACAAAATATTGTTGCTGAAGAACCACCAAATTCTAACTCTTTAAAAACTACTGATTTCTCCAAAACTGTTCCTTTAACTTCTTCTCAACTCCTCCAGCAAGCTGAAGCCATTGCTGAGGAAATCCAAGCTAGGTCTTTGTATGATTCTGCTGGCAATGTCAACTGGATTGGCTTTAGCTATGTTCCTAATGCTGAACGGTTCCAATTCCAGCCTTTGGGTTATAGTCTCTACGATGGTAGTTGTGGTGTCGCTTTATTTCTGGCGGCTCTTGCTCGTGTCACAGGTAATGCCCAGTGGGGCAATTTAGCTTTGAATGCCCTACAATCTTTGCAGACAGTATTGCAGACATCCAACAATTTATTCGCGCAAAAATTTGCTCGCCGAATTGGCATCGGCGGAGCAACAGGAATTGGCTCTATGATTTATTCTCTAGTTAAAATCAGCCAATTTTTATCAAATACAGCACTCATCGAAGATGCGCGGCTAGCTGCTCAGTTAATTACACCAGAATTAATCGCTGCTGACCAACAGTTAGACGTAATTGGGGGAGCAGTGGGAGCAATTTTAGGGTTATTAACACTTTATCAAGCAACAGGTGAAACAAAGGTTTTAGAGCAAGCTATTAACTGCGGTCAACATTTACTTTCGCATCGCGTCAGCGAACAAGAACAGCCTAGAGCTTGGAAAAATATAGCCCAAAAGCCATTAACAGGTTTCTCGCATGGGGCGGGTGGTATTGCTTATGCTTTGTTACGGCTCTATGCTGTCACCGAAGACCAAGCCTATTTACAAGCGGCTCAGGAGGGAATTGCTTACGAATGCAGTGTTTTCTCAACCACCGCCGCCAATTGGCCAGACTTGCGCGATATTTCTGATGGGCTATGCCAATCTAGGTTTCTGGTTAGTTGGTGTCATGGCGCTCCTGGTATTGCTTTGTCACGTTTGGGCGGTTTGTCAATTTACCAAACGGATGAAATACTTCAAGATGTGGAAGTTGCATTGCAGACAACTCTGAAGTATGGCTTACAGGGTTTAGACCATCTCTGCTGTGGTAATTTTGGTCGTATAGAGGTGTTGTTGGTAGCAGCCCAAAAACTATTCCGTCCCCATTTGCGAGAAATTGCCCAAAAGCAGGCTGCTTGGGTAGTGGCTCAACCCGATAGAGTAGTTACATATCATCTGTTTAACAACTTACCAAACTCTTTGTTTAATCCCGGTTTTTTCCAGGGGACAGCAGGGATTGGCTACCAAATGTTACGGCTGACATACCCAGAGATGTTGCCATCTGTACTGTTATGGGAATAA
- a CDS encoding amino acid racemase has translation MAKIHKREMLGVLGGMDPLASAEFLKTIYEYNIFGQREQQSPKVILYSDPTFPDRTEALLRGDDEILLANLIAALDQLCELDVSKIVICCITSHYLLPKLPYDLRDRVISLVDIIFKKILDQPKKHLLICSTGTQKLQIFQNHILWQFVKDDIILPDESEQNLIHQMIYYLKIKGDFQKCLPILENLQAKYNVEKLIAGCTEIHLLNKYLESVAGKQPENIFLDPLTIIAQELWSISNLQNYTDLPNTIVAFQFLSRIFSPDLHLPQEIDKYNSKKYELSNLYSRLV, from the coding sequence ATGGCAAAGATTCACAAGAGGGAAATGTTGGGTGTTTTAGGTGGTATGGACCCATTGGCATCGGCTGAATTTTTGAAGACAATTTATGAATATAATATTTTCGGTCAACGTGAACAACAATCACCTAAAGTTATTCTTTATTCTGACCCCACATTTCCTGACAGAACGGAAGCTTTGCTCAGGGGAGATGATGAAATTTTACTAGCTAATTTAATAGCAGCTTTAGATCAATTATGTGAATTAGATGTTTCAAAAATTGTTATTTGTTGCATAACTTCTCATTACTTACTGCCCAAATTACCCTATGATTTAAGAGATAGAGTGATTTCTTTAGTAGATATCATTTTCAAAAAGATTTTAGACCAACCAAAAAAGCATTTATTAATTTGCTCAACCGGAACGCAAAAATTACAAATCTTTCAAAACCATATTCTTTGGCAGTTTGTCAAAGATGACATCATATTACCTGATGAAAGCGAACAAAATTTAATTCATCAAATGATTTATTATCTAAAAATTAAAGGAGATTTTCAAAAGTGTCTGCCTATTTTAGAAAACTTGCAAGCGAAGTATAATGTAGAAAAATTGATCGCAGGCTGCACAGAAATTCATTTGTTAAATAAATATTTAGAGTCAGTTGCAGGTAAGCAACCCGAAAATATCTTTTTAGATCCGTTGACGATAATAGCACAAGAACTATGGAGTATTTCAAATCTGCAAAATTACACAGATTTACCAAATACAATTGTGGCTTTCCAGTTTCTCTCCCGGATATTTTCGCCAGATTTACATCTTCCTCAAGAAATAGACAAATATAATTCTAAAAAATATGAACTCTCAAATTTATATTCAAGATTGGTTTAG
- a CDS encoding amino acid adenylation domain-containing protein, whose translation MREVALAAFNHQDLPFEKLVEELQPERHLSYSPLFQVGFAFYNAPRTELKLPGLTLSSQPIDSGTAKLDLTLSFKETEEGLTGCLEYKTELFDAATINRMLAHFQTLLAGIVANPKQRLDELPLLTTTERQQLLWEWNNTEIDYPGDVCIHQLFEAQVERSPDAIALISNHSTLTYQQLNTQANQLAHYLRSLGIKPEMPVGVCMERSPLTIVSILGILKAGGVYVPLDPKYPKERLAFTIEDARLSVLLTQQSLDIEVGKSTTVVFLDRESEIIAQHSSTNLNQVVTPDNLAYIIYTSGSTGKPKGVLLAHRGLCNLATAQIQAFDIRPDSRVLQFASLSFDASISEIFMALVAGATLCLATTDALLPGANLLRLLRDRAITTVTLPPSVLAVLPVEELPALQTIIVAGEACSADLVARWGRDRRFFNAYGPTEATVCATIAECTDAQNQPSIGRPIANTQVYILDRHLQPVPIGVAGELYIGGIGLAQAYLNRPDLTQEKFVPNPFIDFKLPIWDFGLSDRDDNLRSSKTDNLKSNRLYQTGDLARYLPDGNIEFLGRIDRQVKIRGFRIELGEIETVLRQHPDVLTCVVVADEDRFGKRLVAYIVPENGMTINQQQLKDYLKEHLPDYMLPAALTILNTLPLTSNGKVDRQALPAPHTDRSLKLATFVMPRDSLELELVQIWEEVMNVRPIGVTDNFFDIGGHSLLAVRLMALIQQQFGRELPLSILFQGGTVEHLATILRSETPSRP comes from the coding sequence TTGCGGGAAGTTGCCTTAGCAGCATTCAATCACCAAGACTTGCCCTTTGAAAAACTGGTAGAGGAATTACAGCCAGAACGCCACCTCAGTTACTCGCCGCTATTCCAAGTTGGGTTCGCTTTCTATAATGCTCCTAGAACAGAACTGAAACTTCCTGGTTTGACCTTGAGTTCTCAGCCAATAGATAGCGGCACAGCCAAGTTGGATTTAACCTTATCCTTTAAAGAAACTGAGGAAGGATTAACTGGGTGTTTGGAATATAAAACCGAACTATTCGATGCCGCCACAATTAACCGGATGTTAGCTCATTTTCAAACCTTGTTAGCGGGCATAGTTGCCAACCCAAAACAGCGTTTGGATGAGTTGCCTTTATTGACGACAACTGAGCGCCAACAGTTATTGTGGGAGTGGAACAATACTGAAATAGACTATCCTGGTGATGTCTGCATTCATCAACTATTTGAGGCTCAAGTCGAGCGATCGCCCGATGCGATCGCACTGATATCTAATCACTCTACACTCACCTATCAGCAGTTAAACACCCAAGCCAATCAGCTAGCTCATTACTTGCGTTCACTGGGGATAAAACCAGAGATGCCGGTGGGAGTTTGTATGGAGCGATCGCCCTTAACGATTGTGAGCATTTTAGGCATCCTGAAAGCGGGTGGTGTCTATGTACCGCTAGATCCTAAATATCCCAAAGAACGCCTAGCTTTCACGATCGAAGACGCGAGATTGTCGGTGCTACTCACTCAACAGTCATTGGACATTGAAGTAGGAAAAAGCACAACTGTAGTTTTTCTAGATCGAGAATCGGAAATCATCGCCCAACACAGCAGTACTAACCTGAACCAAGTTGTCACACCCGATAACCTCGCCTACATTATTTATACATCTGGTTCCACAGGTAAACCCAAGGGCGTTCTCCTCGCCCATCGAGGATTGTGCAACCTAGCTACAGCCCAAATTCAAGCCTTCGATATCCGACCTGATAGCCGCGTCCTTCAGTTTGCCTCCCTCAGCTTCGATGCCTCAATCAGTGAAATTTTTATGGCTCTAGTAGCAGGAGCAACACTTTGTTTAGCAACCACCGATGCTCTGCTTCCTGGTGCAAACTTGCTGCGCTTGTTGCGCGATCGCGCCATCACAACCGTCACCTTACCACCATCTGTACTAGCAGTGCTACCAGTTGAAGAACTCCCAGCTTTACAGACAATCATCGTCGCTGGAGAAGCTTGTTCTGCCGATCTAGTAGCGCGTTGGGGACGCGATCGCCGCTTCTTTAATGCCTATGGCCCGACTGAAGCAACCGTCTGTGCCACCATTGCCGAATGCACAGATGCCCAAAATCAACCGTCTATCGGTCGTCCAATTGCGAACACCCAAGTCTATATTTTAGATCGCCATCTCCAACCCGTACCCATCGGCGTGGCAGGAGAACTGTACATTGGTGGCATTGGACTTGCCCAAGCTTACCTCAACCGTCCAGACTTGACCCAAGAGAAATTCGTCCCGAATCCGTTTATCGATTTTAAATTGCCGATTTGGGATTTTGGATTAAGCGATCGGGATGATAACTTACGATCCTCTAAAACTGATAATCTAAAATCTAATCGCCTGTATCAGACAGGAGATTTAGCACGTTATCTCCCAGATGGCAATATTGAGTTTCTGGGCCGTATCGATCGTCAAGTGAAGATTCGTGGTTTTCGGATCGAATTAGGGGAAATTGAGACGGTACTGCGCCAACACCCAGATGTACTTACTTGCGTTGTGGTAGCCGATGAAGACCGCTTTGGTAAGCGTTTAGTAGCTTATATCGTTCCTGAAAATGGGATGACAATCAATCAGCAACAGCTAAAGGATTATCTCAAAGAACACCTACCAGATTACATGCTTCCTGCCGCCCTAACGATCCTAAACACCTTACCTCTGACCTCCAATGGTAAAGTCGATCGCCAAGCCCTCCCCGCCCCCCATACAGACAGAAGCCTGAAATTAGCAACCTTCGTCATGCCCCGCGACAGCTTGGAACTAGAACTAGTGCAGATTTGGGAAGAGGTTATGAACGTCCGTCCTATAGGTGTCACAGACAACTTCTTTGACATTGGCGGTCACTCGTTGCTGGCGGTGCGTCTGATGGCTTTGATTCAGCAGCAGTTCGGGCGGGAGCTACCTTTATCAATTCTGTTTCAAGGCGGGACAGTCGAACATCTCGCAACCATACTCCGCTCCGAAACGCCTTCTCGACCTTGA
- a CDS encoding non-ribosomal peptide synthetase: MNSQIYIQDWFSETAEKFSKNTAIDCGERQFTYGEIEAQSNKLANFLIEHGAIKGSMIAILAKDYVKFIIAIIGILKAGCVFVPLVPDLPDDRIYTIIAEVAPQWLIVDATGLTKISNGRIAEFLQSPVICLEENRNFDSFNPLNCYLNKYAEYSQFEKPNIQIEPDDMSYLYFTSGSTGKPKGIAGRLKAIAHFINWEIQTFGIKEFTRVSQLITPAFDAFLRDIFVPLCAGGVVCIPEEIDIILDARKLIEWIERQQINLIHCVPSLFRSLLNEDLDPKSFSSLQYILLSGEPLLPADISRWMDIYGDKIQLVNLYGASETTMTKFFYFVKAADRERRSIPIGKPMDGAAALVVDERGKVCLPGMVGEIYIRTPYRTLGYYQQPELTNQFFIPNPFSNNPHDIVYKTGDLGRILEDGNFECLGRRDGQVKIRGVRIELGEIENYLRLHPLVKDVVVVDREDANSHKYLCAYVVLKEELESGKLRDFLLKSLPESMIPSVFVLMDALPRTISGKVDKRSLPAPNRQQNRTFVPPQTPIETQLAQIWSQVLNLDRVGLNDNFFELGGHSLNATQLLSRVAKTFQVEISLRSLFESPTLATQAESIETLHWVKESPHLEGALEEGEL, from the coding sequence ATGAACTCTCAAATTTATATTCAAGATTGGTTTAGTGAAACTGCTGAAAAATTTAGCAAAAATACAGCTATTGATTGCGGTGAACGACAATTTACCTATGGTGAAATTGAAGCGCAGTCAAATAAACTTGCCAATTTTCTCATTGAACATGGCGCTATTAAAGGCTCAATGATAGCGATTTTGGCTAAAGATTATGTTAAATTTATTATTGCAATCATCGGCATTTTAAAAGCAGGGTGTGTCTTTGTACCGCTAGTTCCCGATTTACCTGATGACCGAATTTATACCATCATCGCAGAAGTAGCTCCACAATGGTTAATCGTTGATGCCACAGGGTTAACGAAAATTAGCAATGGTAGAATAGCAGAATTTTTACAATCGCCAGTTATTTGTTTGGAAGAAAATCGCAATTTTGATAGTTTTAATCCTCTGAATTGCTACCTGAATAAGTATGCAGAATATTCTCAATTTGAGAAGCCAAATATTCAAATAGAACCAGACGATATGTCCTACTTATACTTCACCTCTGGTTCGACGGGTAAGCCTAAAGGAATAGCAGGTCGTTTGAAAGCGATCGCTCATTTTATCAACTGGGAAATTCAAACATTTGGGATTAAAGAGTTCACCAGAGTTAGTCAATTAATTACTCCCGCTTTTGATGCTTTTTTAAGAGATATTTTTGTTCCCTTATGTGCTGGTGGCGTCGTTTGTATACCGGAAGAAATTGATATTATCCTTGATGCTAGAAAGCTAATTGAATGGATAGAACGTCAGCAAATTAATCTAATTCATTGTGTACCTTCCTTATTTCGCTCTCTTCTAAATGAGGATTTAGACCCGAAAAGTTTTTCATCTTTGCAATATATTCTTTTATCTGGAGAACCCCTACTGCCTGCGGATATTAGCCGTTGGATGGATATTTACGGCGACAAAATTCAGTTAGTCAATCTTTATGGGGCATCAGAAACAACAATGACGAAGTTCTTTTATTTCGTCAAGGCTGCCGATCGAGAACGACGGTCTATCCCTATTGGTAAGCCAATGGATGGAGCTGCGGCTTTAGTTGTTGATGAGCGAGGAAAAGTTTGTCTTCCGGGAATGGTGGGTGAAATTTATATTCGGACTCCCTATCGCACCTTGGGATATTATCAGCAGCCAGAGTTAACCAATCAATTTTTTATTCCCAATCCTTTTAGTAATAACCCCCATGATATTGTCTATAAAACGGGCGATTTAGGTCGAATTTTAGAAGATGGAAATTTTGAATGTTTAGGCCGCCGAGATGGGCAAGTCAAGATTAGAGGAGTGAGAATAGAATTAGGAGAAATTGAGAATTATCTGCGACTTCATCCATTAGTTAAGGATGTGGTTGTCGTAGATCGTGAAGACGCAAATAGTCATAAATATTTGTGTGCCTATGTTGTTCTCAAAGAAGAATTGGAATCAGGGAAATTGAGAGATTTTTTATTAAAATCCCTGCCAGAATCGATGATACCTTCAGTATTCGTGCTGATGGATGCTTTGCCAAGAACCATTAGCGGGAAAGTGGATAAGCGATCGCTCCCTGCACCCAATCGACAACAAAACCGAACTTTTGTACCACCCCAGACACCTATTGAGACACAGTTGGCGCAAATCTGGTCACAAGTCCTAAATCTTGACCGAGTAGGGTTAAACGATAATTTTTTTGAATTAGGCGGACACTCCCTCAACGCCACTCAGCTACTTTCTCGTGTGGCTAAAACCTTTCAAGTAGAAATATCGTTGCGATCGCTGTTTGAGTCGCCAACATTAGCTACTCAAGCCGAAAGCATTGAAACTCTGCATTGGGTAAAAGAAAGTCCACACCTTGAGGGCGCATTGGAGGAGGGAGAATTATGA
- a CDS encoding condensation domain-containing protein — protein sequence MTTIEFLSELRRSNIKLWVEGAAPQELRLRYSAPQGTLTPALKAELSQRKAEILDFLWQATVTPATYSPLRSTSRNAKLPLSFAQQRLWFLDQLTPGSSVYNISGAVEIQGLLNVAALEKSLNEIIQRHEIWRTSFKAVDGEPLQVIAPSFSFTLKEVDLRLIAKKEQIDTVKFLIEKEAAQPFDLSKATLLRATLLQLDEVNYVLILTIHHIVFDAWSMGVLIGELAVLYEANALGIPHLLPELPIQYADFAEWQRQWLQGEVLSTQLAYWKQKLSGKLPLLQLPTDRPRTPQPTFQGAKRSLTLSKTLSQAVKNLSQQSGVTLFMTLLAAFKTLLYRYTGQADLLVGTATAGRNLPEVEQLIGCFVNTLVLRTDLSGNPTFLQLLEQLAGSCLSSIQSPRLAL from the coding sequence ATGACAACCATCGAGTTTTTATCTGAGTTGCGCCGCAGCAATATCAAACTGTGGGTGGAAGGCGCGGCTCCACAGGAGCTTCGCCTCCGTTATAGCGCCCCCCAAGGAACGCTGACACCTGCTCTCAAAGCCGAGTTATCACAGCGCAAGGCGGAAATTCTCGATTTTCTGTGGCAAGCTACAGTTACTCCTGCTACTTATAGTCCATTGCGCTCCACCTCACGCAATGCCAAACTTCCTCTTTCTTTTGCCCAACAACGGTTATGGTTTCTTGACCAATTAACCCCCGGTAGCTCGGTATACAACATTTCTGGAGCCGTTGAAATCCAAGGTTTACTCAACGTAGCAGCACTAGAAAAGAGCTTGAACGAAATTATTCAGCGTCATGAAATCTGGCGTACTTCCTTTAAAGCGGTAGATGGGGAACCGCTACAAGTGATTGCTCCCAGTTTCAGCTTCACGCTCAAGGAAGTGGATCTCAGGTTAATAGCAAAAAAAGAACAAATAGATACAGTAAAATTCCTCATAGAGAAGGAAGCAGCACAGCCCTTCGATTTATCTAAAGCAACGTTATTAAGAGCAACGTTGCTGCAATTAGATGAAGTTAACTATGTACTAATTTTGACTATTCACCACATTGTTTTCGATGCTTGGTCTATGGGAGTGCTAATTGGGGAATTAGCAGTACTCTATGAAGCGAACGCTCTTGGCATACCGCATCTACTCCCTGAACTCCCGATCCAGTATGCAGACTTTGCCGAATGGCAGCGACAGTGGTTACAGGGCGAGGTACTTTCAACCCAGCTTGCCTACTGGAAACAAAAGTTGAGTGGTAAGTTGCCTTTGTTGCAGCTGCCTACCGACCGTCCGCGAACGCCACAGCCAACTTTCCAAGGAGCAAAGCGATCGCTGACACTATCTAAGACTCTATCCCAGGCAGTGAAGAACCTGAGCCAGCAGTCAGGTGTAACTCTGTTTATGACGCTGCTGGCGGCATTCAAGACCTTACTTTATCGCTACACAGGTCAAGCAGATTTGCTAGTTGGCACAGCGACAGCAGGTCGCAACCTACCGGAAGTAGAACAACTAATTGGCTGTTTTGTCAATACTTTGGTGCTACGGACTGACCTTTCTGGCAACCCAACATTTTTGCAGCTGTTAGAACAGCTTGCGGGAAGTTGCCTTAGCAGCATTCAATCACCAAGACTTGCCCTTTGA
- a CDS encoding alpha/beta fold hydrolase has product MALGRYLSPDQPLYALQAPGVDGQRQPYTNIPDLAAHYIEALQAFQPTGPYFLGGHSFGGLVAFEMAQQLQQLGQEIGLLVIMDTPAPIHRGVIEPIDDARWMVKRSQVLERFFEKKLAVDYTELQQLEPEAQFNYFLEKLRRADLIPPDAGHEMIHHILEVQKASHQALVSYLPQIYPGKITLLRASEMVAEDSRGVFSESFCQPALGWGELASEPIDIYEVLGDHVTMLAEPHVRVLADRLKSCISNSRKPDFQ; this is encoded by the coding sequence GTGGCTTTGGGACGCTATCTCAGTCCAGATCAACCGCTTTACGCTCTACAAGCCCCTGGAGTCGATGGACAACGACAACCTTACACCAATATTCCTGATTTGGCAGCTCATTATATCGAAGCCTTGCAAGCTTTTCAGCCGACTGGCCCATACTTTTTGGGTGGACATTCCTTTGGCGGACTTGTAGCTTTTGAAATGGCTCAACAGCTACAACAGCTAGGACAAGAGATAGGCTTACTTGTGATTATGGATACACCAGCACCAATTCACAGGGGAGTTATTGAACCAATAGATGATGCGAGGTGGATGGTGAAGCGATCGCAAGTGCTAGAAAGATTTTTTGAGAAAAAACTGGCGGTTGACTACACAGAACTCCAGCAGTTAGAACCCGAAGCACAATTCAACTATTTTTTAGAGAAATTGAGACGGGCCGATCTCATCCCCCCAGATGCTGGCCATGAGATGATTCACCACATCTTGGAAGTCCAAAAAGCGAGTCATCAAGCTTTAGTAAGTTATTTACCACAGATTTATCCAGGTAAAATTACTCTCCTGCGAGCTTCTGAGATGGTAGCTGAAGATTCTAGAGGGGTGTTTTCTGAGAGCTTTTGTCAACCTGCTTTGGGTTGGGGTGAATTGGCTAGTGAACCAATAGATATTTATGAGGTACTGGGCGATCATGTGACAATGCTTGCTGAACCTCATGTTAGAGTGCTAGCGGATCGGTTGAAATCTTGTATAAGCAATAGCCGAAAGCCTGATTTTCAGTAG